In Bacillus methanolicus, the following proteins share a genomic window:
- the secA2 gene encoding accessory Sec system translocase SecA2, whose amino-acid sequence MLTKVKMLFSDSAREIKRLSKLVEKVNSLEPKYEKMSDEELRNMTTLFKEELSNGKTIDDIKIEAFAAVREASKRVLGLRHYDVQLIGGFVLHEGSIAEMQTGEGKTLVATLPSYLHALEGKGVHIITANEYLAKRDYEMMGKIHHFLGLNVGLNISQLSPEEKKQAYAADITYGTGNEFGFDYLRDNMVYDIRDKVQRGHHYAIVDEIDSILIDEARTPLIIANKSSLGAELFYITAEIMKSFKADTDYELYPETKQIYLKDEGAYKIEKAFGIDNLYDAEHQDLLHNVMQSLRAFAVMKKDVDYIVKDGKILLIDKFTGRIMEGRTFSDGLHQAIEAKEGLEITEENDTLATITIQNYFRMYKTLSGMTGSATPSKQEFLDTYNLQVVSIPPNRPVQRIDYDDLVFADYQSKVNRIIEEVKRLHAEGRPILIGTTSIEQSEKLSKYLSKSGIKHFVLNAKTEEDEAKIISLAGQKGQVMLATNMAGRGTDILLGEGVRELGGLHIIGTERHESFRIDMQLRGRAGRQGDPGSSQFIISLEDDLFTNYDPEELDRFKKKMKTDENGLILSPDPNKFVRKVQETVENAHYSARTHLLKLDNVIDRQSKVIYSMRDRLLKAASEETFPEVTGYIKNYITRIVAKYCNDNIPSIEWNLNGLKEELSFIFIHFSLTVKDFEDKDQSEITELVLMEYEQLEQQILSLQKDEELGNQLKRFMLQVIDSRWIEHLDIMNQMKDGIHLRGYGQEDPYRLFEMDALAEFNNLLFSIESGISLRFIEYIKNQYEFEPKQ is encoded by the coding sequence ATGTTAACAAAAGTGAAAATGCTATTCAGCGACAGCGCGCGTGAAATAAAACGCCTGTCAAAATTGGTCGAAAAAGTAAATTCTTTAGAACCAAAGTACGAAAAAATGTCAGACGAAGAGTTGCGCAATATGACAACTCTTTTTAAAGAAGAATTAAGTAACGGAAAAACAATTGATGATATTAAGATAGAGGCTTTTGCTGCTGTAAGAGAAGCTTCAAAACGTGTGCTCGGATTACGGCACTATGATGTTCAGCTGATCGGAGGATTTGTTCTTCATGAAGGAAGCATTGCAGAAATGCAAACCGGTGAAGGAAAAACGCTGGTCGCAACACTTCCAAGTTATTTGCATGCTTTAGAAGGAAAAGGCGTCCATATTATCACTGCAAATGAATACTTGGCCAAACGGGACTATGAGATGATGGGAAAAATTCATCATTTCCTCGGATTAAATGTAGGATTAAATATTTCCCAGCTGTCACCGGAAGAGAAAAAGCAGGCCTACGCCGCAGATATTACATACGGTACAGGGAATGAGTTCGGTTTTGATTACCTGCGTGACAATATGGTTTACGATATTCGAGACAAAGTTCAGCGGGGGCATCATTATGCAATCGTTGATGAAATTGACAGCATTCTGATCGATGAAGCAAGAACTCCATTAATCATCGCCAATAAATCAAGCCTTGGCGCTGAGTTGTTCTATATTACAGCAGAGATTATGAAGTCTTTCAAAGCGGATACAGATTATGAACTATATCCGGAAACGAAACAAATCTACTTAAAAGACGAAGGCGCCTATAAAATAGAAAAAGCGTTCGGAATTGATAATCTATATGATGCCGAACACCAAGATCTTCTTCATAATGTTATGCAGTCTTTGCGCGCATTTGCAGTGATGAAAAAAGATGTAGATTATATTGTGAAAGATGGAAAAATTCTTCTCATTGACAAATTTACAGGCCGTATCATGGAAGGACGTACGTTCAGCGACGGGCTTCATCAAGCAATCGAAGCAAAAGAAGGTTTAGAGATCACAGAGGAAAATGATACACTGGCAACCATTACGATTCAAAATTATTTTAGAATGTACAAAACGCTGTCAGGAATGACCGGAAGTGCAACTCCTTCCAAACAGGAATTTTTAGACACATATAACTTACAAGTCGTATCAATTCCTCCGAACCGTCCAGTACAAAGGATCGATTATGATGATCTCGTCTTTGCGGATTATCAATCCAAAGTTAATAGAATAATAGAAGAGGTTAAAAGACTTCATGCAGAAGGCCGTCCGATATTAATTGGAACGACATCAATTGAACAATCCGAAAAATTATCAAAATACCTTTCAAAAAGCGGTATTAAACACTTTGTTTTAAATGCAAAAACAGAAGAAGATGAAGCAAAAATTATCTCTCTTGCAGGACAAAAAGGCCAGGTTATGCTGGCAACTAACATGGCCGGAAGGGGAACAGATATTTTATTAGGTGAAGGAGTCAGAGAGCTCGGCGGGCTGCATATTATCGGCACAGAAAGGCATGAAAGCTTCCGCATTGACATGCAGCTTAGAGGGCGGGCCGGAAGACAAGGAGACCCGGGATCAAGCCAATTTATTATTTCGTTGGAAGATGATCTGTTTACCAATTATGATCCGGAGGAACTTGACCGATTCAAGAAAAAGATGAAAACAGATGAAAATGGTCTTATTCTCTCTCCGGATCCTAATAAATTCGTCAGAAAAGTTCAGGAAACAGTCGAGAATGCCCACTACTCTGCGAGAACTCATTTATTAAAACTCGATAATGTCATTGACAGACAAAGTAAAGTGATTTATTCGATGCGCGACCGGCTGCTGAAAGCAGCTTCAGAGGAAACTTTTCCTGAAGTGACCGGTTATATTAAAAACTATATCACCCGGATTGTAGCGAAATATTGCAACGATAATATCCCTTCAATCGAATGGAACTTAAATGGGTTAAAGGAAGAATTAAGCTTTATTTTCATTCACTTCTCGTTAACTGTGAAAGATTTTGAAGATAAAGATCAAAGCGAAATTACAGAACTTGTTCTAATGGAATACGAACAATTAGAACAGCAAATTCTTTCCCTCCAAAAAGATGAAGAACTTGGCAATCAATTGAAACGGTTTATGCTGCAAGTCATTGATTCCCGCTGGATCGAACATCTTGATATCATGAATCAAATGAAGGACGGAATCCATTTAAGAGGCTACGGGCAAGAAGATCCTTATCGGTTGTTCGAAATGGATGCTCTTGCGGAATTTAACAATTTGCTTTTTTCTATAGAATCCGGAATTAGCCTGCGCTTTATCGAATATATCAAAAATCAATATGAGTTTGAGCCGAAACAATAA
- a CDS encoding accessory Sec system S-layer assembly protein codes for MAFFKRKRKEEIFENEKIDSNLHQEDETEDGLVKTTLSFHPDWELTNQEKYVYRYKHEQLPLLKPNQISITGIRLIEYNDGFVVVAFLRNTLPKAVRFEAVNLLLLDENGQAIAKKQFELDGLGELPSMACRPWRFLFSNEDKLTDTIPAEGWQIAFELTQPKPEHQLDLAESWEQQLSPLQKEQLEKLVTSLPELKQGEINFMGLEAKLTNEQNLAVTVLIRNGTDKNIQLEQIPLIVEDAAGDVVSKGGFTLNDFEVKAHTSKPWTFIFPKELILKDNPDLSRWKVYPPAN; via the coding sequence ATGGCTTTTTTTAAAAGAAAAAGAAAAGAAGAGATTTTTGAGAATGAAAAAATTGACAGCAATCTCCATCAAGAGGATGAAACCGAAGACGGACTCGTTAAAACGACATTATCATTTCACCCCGACTGGGAACTAACAAATCAGGAAAAGTATGTATACCGATATAAACATGAACAATTGCCGCTTCTAAAGCCAAATCAAATTTCGATTACAGGTATCCGCTTGATTGAATATAATGATGGCTTTGTCGTGGTCGCTTTTTTAAGAAATACATTGCCGAAAGCTGTACGGTTTGAAGCTGTTAATCTTTTACTTTTAGATGAAAACGGCCAGGCTATTGCGAAAAAACAGTTTGAGCTTGACGGACTGGGCGAACTTCCTTCTATGGCTTGCAGACCTTGGCGGTTTTTGTTCTCGAATGAAGATAAGCTGACAGACACCATTCCTGCTGAAGGCTGGCAAATTGCCTTTGAATTAACACAGCCAAAACCGGAGCATCAGCTTGACCTTGCAGAAAGCTGGGAACAACAGCTTTCTCCTCTTCAGAAGGAGCAACTGGAAAAATTGGTCACATCCCTTCCGGAACTCAAACAAGGGGAAATTAATTTTATGGGGCTTGAAGCCAAATTGACGAACGAACAAAACCTTGCTGTTACCGTTCTTATTCGCAACGGCACCGATAAAAATATACAGCTTGAACAAATTCCCCTCATTGTTGAAGATGCAGCAGGAGATGTTGTTTCCAAGGGCGGATTTACTTTGAATGATTTTGAAGTAAAAGCACATACAAGCAAGCCATGGACCTTCATCTTCCCAAAAGAATTGATTCTGAAAGACAATCCGGATCTATCAAGATGGAAAGTATATCCGCCGGCCAACTAA
- a CDS encoding C40 family peptidase, producing the protein MKKIVRIISAIMLSIPFLFMVKTTANAAEKENIVDYAKKFIGVPYKWGGTTPKGFDCSGFLVYVFKEYDVQLPRTSADQYKRGESVDRNGLVPGDIVFFTTYKPGPSHVGLYIGDNEFIHASNKGVTISSLDKSYYKTRYIGAKRYLNNEQVKSAFAATPVKSGQIGTVYVKKKINLWQRGDDNELILVRVLNPGEKYRVYQFDNLFGGQYNLGSNLYITNMPAHIEYIPVSE; encoded by the coding sequence ATGAAAAAAATCGTACGGATCATATCAGCCATCATGCTTTCGATACCGTTTCTGTTTATGGTTAAAACTACCGCAAATGCCGCAGAGAAAGAAAACATTGTCGATTATGCAAAAAAATTTATTGGAGTTCCTTATAAATGGGGCGGAACGACACCTAAAGGATTTGATTGTTCGGGGTTCCTCGTATATGTTTTTAAAGAATACGATGTACAGCTGCCAAGAACAAGCGCCGATCAATATAAACGGGGAGAAAGTGTTGATCGAAACGGTTTAGTTCCGGGAGATATAGTATTTTTTACTACATATAAGCCGGGTCCGTCACATGTGGGATTATACATAGGAGATAATGAATTTATCCATGCTTCCAATAAAGGAGTCACTATTTCCAGCTTGGATAAGAGTTACTATAAAACTAGATACATAGGTGCTAAAAGATATCTTAATAATGAGCAAGTTAAAAGCGCATTTGCAGCAACTCCTGTGAAAAGCGGACAAATTGGAACAGTGTATGTTAAAAAGAAAATAAATCTTTGGCAGCGTGGTGATGACAACGAGCTTATCTTAGTGAGAGTTTTAAATCCCGGAGAAAAATATCGAGTTTATCAATTTGATAATCTATTTGGCGGACAATATAACCTTGGTTCAAATTTATATATTACTAATATGCCTGCTCATATTGAGTATATTCCTGTTTCAGAATAA
- a CDS encoding phosphodiester glycosidase family protein: MKRKIFISLLFVLSVLISPFSGDHFKKAKAASAPVVYWEGMQLVKGQIGKLDILKPINLWKRDQNHKLVFVRVLKPGEQYRVYQYDSKYGGQYGVGGPYFVTNVKGYVQYKTPSIHKLKQVNPELYKTKLSIGSVKKEESKVIAPGVVQSQLSVDSNRGKQEIYKLDVDQKSSQITFETSLAKDQIIGFETVKSMANRNQADGHYVIAGVNGDYFDKNGAPTDLTVRNGEILTTNTTPINERTIFGVSPTGKAMIGNPDIALEMTVNGERKQLINSVNKRRFAGHIVLYTPYFAGNTMTNDLGTEVVLSNITGKLNGNNTVTAVVKEVIAGKGSNTLKKGEWILSGHAAGSDYLKTLKPGDRIDITLTYNKPEWNQVEQAIGGRYHLVKNGQAQNFNIAGAHPRTAIGIKQDGSVFVVVVDGRQSHSVGVTLSELAKVMKDFGAVEAMTFDGGGSSTMVVRKPGDSETSVVNKPSDGKERPVSNALLVVGHWKAGPLHTLILNPKEITLFAGATYKNLNISVKGMDKANNVVSIKDPITWTSNIGKFNADGSFTAANKAGKGIITASVGSIKANVAVNLINTIDSIKLRQSTIIVEKGGSLSIPAEGYYKGQKIVTDPAVFSYQVSNQLGTVEKGIFKAGTKDGSGTITVSYGSVKAQLNVIVGNPGSFVIEDFEGDLSSWKATGARYSNVQVMPEKNFVKHGKQSLKVVYDFIGQTGTSGVYAHKQTPIEIIGTPKKIGMWVYGDAKGHWLRAQLKDADNKEVQLDFTKNLDWTGWKYVEAPIPAGLKAPYKLEVPIRYMEVDDSNKNKGQIYIDHIQAVY, translated from the coding sequence ATGAAGAGAAAAATCTTTATTAGTTTATTGTTCGTCTTATCTGTTTTAATCAGCCCTTTTTCAGGGGATCATTTTAAAAAGGCAAAAGCGGCTTCTGCTCCTGTCGTGTACTGGGAAGGAATGCAGCTTGTGAAAGGACAAATTGGGAAATTAGACATCTTAAAACCTATCAATCTTTGGAAAAGAGATCAAAATCATAAACTTGTTTTTGTTCGGGTCCTTAAACCGGGCGAACAATACCGGGTTTATCAATATGATTCCAAGTACGGTGGGCAGTATGGAGTTGGGGGACCTTATTTTGTAACGAACGTTAAAGGATATGTTCAATATAAAACTCCATCGATCCATAAACTAAAGCAGGTAAATCCGGAACTGTACAAAACAAAATTATCGATTGGTTCGGTGAAGAAAGAGGAATCGAAAGTAATCGCTCCCGGAGTTGTACAATCTCAATTATCCGTTGACAGCAATCGGGGAAAGCAAGAAATTTACAAACTTGATGTAGATCAGAAATCATCGCAAATCACTTTCGAAACATCGCTTGCGAAAGACCAAATAATCGGCTTTGAGACCGTCAAAAGCATGGCTAATCGAAATCAGGCTGATGGACATTATGTCATTGCGGGAGTGAATGGCGATTACTTTGATAAAAACGGAGCACCTACTGATTTAACGGTACGTAATGGGGAAATTTTAACAACGAATACAACTCCTATTAATGAGAGAACTATTTTTGGGGTCAGCCCAACAGGGAAAGCGATGATCGGCAATCCCGACATTGCGTTGGAAATGACTGTAAACGGTGAAAGAAAGCAGCTGATTAACTCTGTTAACAAGCGCCGTTTTGCAGGCCATATTGTATTGTATACTCCATATTTTGCGGGCAATACAATGACAAATGACTTAGGAACAGAGGTCGTTCTTTCTAATATTACCGGAAAGCTTAACGGCAATAATACGGTTACTGCAGTTGTGAAAGAGGTTATTGCAGGCAAGGGCAGCAACACCTTGAAAAAAGGTGAATGGATATTATCCGGACATGCTGCCGGAAGCGACTATTTGAAAACATTAAAGCCGGGAGACCGGATCGATATTACCCTTACCTATAATAAACCTGAGTGGAATCAAGTCGAGCAAGCCATCGGCGGGAGATATCATCTTGTTAAAAACGGACAGGCTCAAAATTTTAATATAGCCGGTGCCCATCCTCGGACTGCCATTGGAATTAAGCAGGATGGATCGGTATTTGTTGTCGTTGTTGATGGCCGGCAAAGTCATAGTGTCGGTGTGACCCTCTCTGAATTGGCGAAAGTCATGAAAGATTTTGGTGCGGTGGAAGCGATGACTTTTGATGGCGGAGGTTCATCAACGATGGTCGTAAGGAAGCCCGGCGATTCGGAAACGAGTGTCGTCAATAAACCTTCAGACGGAAAGGAAAGACCCGTCTCCAATGCACTTCTGGTCGTTGGACACTGGAAAGCAGGTCCGCTGCACACATTAATATTGAATCCAAAAGAAATCACTTTATTTGCAGGTGCAACATATAAGAATTTAAACATTTCTGTCAAAGGAATGGATAAAGCGAACAATGTTGTTAGTATTAAAGATCCTATAACATGGACATCAAACATTGGGAAATTTAACGCAGACGGTTCATTCACAGCTGCCAATAAGGCTGGAAAAGGAATTATTACAGCATCTGTTGGGTCAATCAAAGCAAATGTCGCTGTTAACTTGATCAATACGATCGATTCGATCAAATTAAGACAAAGTACGATTATCGTGGAAAAAGGCGGGTCATTAAGCATACCGGCTGAAGGCTACTATAAAGGGCAAAAAATAGTGACAGATCCGGCCGTGTTTTCATACCAAGTATCAAATCAATTGGGAACCGTAGAGAAAGGTATTTTTAAAGCGGGAACAAAAGATGGTTCCGGTACGATTACCGTTTCATATGGATCTGTTAAAGCCCAATTAAACGTAATCGTCGGAAATCCGGGAAGTTTCGTTATTGAAGATTTCGAAGGGGATTTAAGCAGTTGGAAGGCAACCGGAGCCCGTTACTCCAATGTGCAGGTTATGCCTGAGAAAAACTTTGTGAAGCATGGAAAACAATCATTAAAGGTCGTTTATGACTTTATTGGCCAAACAGGTACTTCCGGAGTATATGCACATAAACAAACACCTATTGAAATAATAGGAACTCCTAAGAAAATCGGCATGTGGGTATATGGAGATGCCAAGGGCCATTGGCTTCGGGCTCAGTTAAAGGATGCTGATAATAAAGAAGTTCAATTAGATTTCACAAAAAATTTGGATTGGACAGGATGGAAGTATGTAGAAGCACCAATTCCTGCAGGATTAAAGGCTCCATATAAATTAGAAGTGCCTATTCGCTATATGGAAGTCGACGACTCAAACAAAAACAAAGGTCAAATCTACATTGACCACATACAAGCAGTTTATTGA
- a CDS encoding anthrax toxin lethal factor-related metalloendopeptidase — MQQQFKPFPEKDGLLEQIVVVPNIHQNDPDVKLIKSRLSKLPVSMLEKMKTNGIKIKLIDGPITSLPEFSYLKGQIPRGWEKTNKTWEEVPGIGGAETVAIRIGYSDRGKGHGSVNLELHETAHSLDSIVYMRISATESFKKIWKSESVSLFGEKQYFINYPEEYFAEAFAMYYLNDSTKSELNKKAPLTYAFFENLQ; from the coding sequence TTGCAGCAGCAGTTTAAGCCATTTCCGGAAAAAGACGGTTTATTGGAACAAATTGTGGTCGTTCCAAACATCCATCAAAATGACCCGGATGTGAAATTGATTAAATCAAGGCTTTCAAAACTGCCTGTCAGCATGTTGGAAAAAATGAAAACAAACGGGATAAAAATCAAATTGATCGATGGTCCGATTACTAGTTTGCCGGAATTTTCATATCTGAAGGGGCAAATACCGCGTGGATGGGAGAAAACAAATAAAACATGGGAGGAAGTTCCCGGAATCGGAGGAGCAGAAACAGTTGCCATTCGCATCGGGTACAGTGATCGTGGAAAAGGCCATGGTTCGGTGAATCTTGAATTGCATGAAACAGCTCATTCTTTAGACTCCATCGTTTATATGAGAATATCAGCAACGGAAAGCTTCAAAAAAATATGGAAAAGCGAATCGGTAAGCCTTTTTGGAGAAAAACAATATTTTATAAACTATCCAGAAGAATATTTTGCCGAAGCTTTTGCCATGTACTACTTAAATGATTCGACAAAAAGCGAGTTAAACAAGAAAGCGCCTTTAACCTATGCATTTTTTGAAAACTTACAATAA
- a CDS encoding CAP-associated domain-containing protein produces the protein MIRKSGFQAVLLVAFLLTSFLWLLFPNSSGYASNVCKGIGSTTIIWWDGAELKVGQIGRLQVLKNTPLYKLEGESRKISRTLKAGENYRIYAFKPGKLSVGNGYYVDRDSRIKYETPSKTKLAQSACKKQAIEKSKQSVQIGETKASVENKLGKEKRISLGEYGINWYTYHNQYDQFYIIGYVNNRVEFVYSNYLNYQTNGIHIGSSKQEVRAALGSPITGILKGNINYLVDNTQEQQTFRKNGLYITVFYDVHMKGNVAAVQVITSNLENKKQGHYGNPSASLQQAFELQMFDLTNAERVKHGLAPLSWDERARRSARKHSLDMAANNFFDHVNLKGQDPFERMEAEGIRYWAAGENIAMGYPSSIFAHEALMNSLGHRKNILNSNYTHVGMGVQFQTGTKVPYYTQNYFKPY, from the coding sequence ATGATAAGAAAGTCAGGTTTTCAGGCTGTCTTGCTTGTCGCTTTTTTATTAACATCTTTTTTATGGCTTCTATTTCCAAATTCTTCAGGATATGCTTCAAATGTTTGCAAAGGCATTGGATCAACGACAATCATTTGGTGGGACGGCGCAGAATTAAAAGTAGGCCAGATTGGCAGATTGCAAGTTTTAAAGAATACCCCGCTTTATAAACTGGAAGGGGAGAGCCGAAAGATTTCCCGAACGCTGAAAGCAGGAGAAAATTACAGAATTTATGCGTTTAAACCGGGGAAACTTAGCGTCGGCAATGGGTATTATGTAGACAGGGACAGCAGAATCAAATATGAAACTCCGTCAAAAACGAAGCTTGCTCAATCAGCTTGCAAGAAACAAGCGATTGAAAAGTCAAAACAAAGCGTTCAAATAGGAGAAACGAAGGCTTCTGTTGAAAATAAACTGGGAAAAGAAAAAAGAATTTCCTTAGGTGAGTACGGGATCAACTGGTATACGTATCACAATCAATATGATCAATTTTATATCATTGGCTATGTAAATAACCGCGTGGAATTTGTATATTCAAATTATTTAAACTATCAAACAAACGGAATTCATATTGGTTCCTCCAAACAAGAAGTTAGAGCAGCTTTGGGCAGTCCGATAACAGGCATTTTAAAAGGAAATATAAACTATTTGGTCGACAATACACAAGAACAGCAAACTTTCCGCAAAAACGGTTTGTATATCACTGTTTTTTATGATGTTCACATGAAAGGAAATGTAGCGGCTGTACAAGTCATAACATCAAACCTTGAGAATAAAAAACAGGGCCATTACGGCAACCCGTCTGCTTCCTTGCAGCAAGCATTCGAACTGCAAATGTTTGATCTGACAAATGCTGAGCGTGTAAAACATGGATTGGCTCCTTTAAGCTGGGATGAACGAGCAAGAAGATCGGCAAGAAAACATAGTTTGGATATGGCAGCCAATAACTTTTTTGACCACGTGAACTTAAAAGGGCAGGACCCATTTGAGCGGATGGAAGCAGAAGGAATTCGATATTGGGCGGCTGGCGAAAACATTGCCATGGGTTATCCAAGCAGTATTTTTGCTCACGAAGCATTAATGAATTCATTAGGCCACAGGAAAAATATTTTGAATTCTAATTACACACATGTTGGTATGGGCGTCCAGTTTCAAACCGGGACAAAAGTTCCTTACTATACTCAAAACTACTTTAAACCCTATTAA
- a CDS encoding MBOAT family O-acyltransferase encodes MIFNSYEFIFAFLPITWLVYFLLNKLELFKFSTIWLVVSSLFFYSWWNVAYLPLILILMIFNFYLGSILRKSNSGRARYLLFFGVAVNLAVLCYFKYYDFFISNMNLVFHTNFPLLHLTLPLAISFFTFQKIAYLVDAYRKETEEYDFWKYALFVAFFPQLIAGPIVHHKEVIPQFAKAFKILNFENISKGIFIFTIGLFKKVVIADTFAAWATAGFDTAGELTFFEAWIASLSYTFQLYFDFSGYTDMAIGAALLFNIRLPINFNSPYKAVNILDFWKRWHMTLTRFLTKYLYIPLGGNRKGTVRTYVNVLIVFFLSGLWHGAGWTFIFWGTLHGIASLANRFWQQLGLRMNKYLSWFLTFQFVNVAWVFFRAKTWEDAIKVLKGMAGLNGFTLPEKYAERLGFIHITPVKELVLSTITGTSIIYMVVYIIIAFVIVLACRNSVKLMDDLKPNWQMAFFASALFILSIFNMTKVSEFLYFNF; translated from the coding sequence ATGATTTTTAATTCATATGAATTTATTTTTGCTTTTTTGCCGATTACTTGGCTCGTTTACTTTTTATTAAATAAACTAGAGCTTTTTAAGTTCTCAACAATTTGGCTTGTTGTAAGTTCTCTTTTTTTCTACAGCTGGTGGAATGTTGCTTATCTGCCGCTTATATTGATCTTAATGATTTTTAATTTTTACTTGGGCTCCATTTTAAGAAAATCGAATTCCGGCCGCGCCCGGTATTTGTTATTTTTCGGAGTGGCTGTTAACCTTGCTGTACTTTGTTATTTTAAATATTATGACTTTTTCATTTCGAATATGAATCTTGTATTTCATACAAACTTTCCATTATTGCACCTGACTCTGCCTTTGGCGATAAGCTTTTTTACCTTTCAAAAAATAGCTTATTTAGTGGACGCTTACCGAAAAGAAACGGAAGAATACGATTTTTGGAAGTATGCCCTGTTTGTCGCTTTCTTCCCGCAGTTAATTGCCGGGCCAATAGTTCATCATAAAGAGGTCATACCTCAATTCGCAAAAGCTTTTAAGATATTAAATTTTGAAAATATCTCAAAAGGGATCTTTATTTTTACAATTGGTTTATTCAAAAAAGTAGTCATTGCCGATACCTTTGCTGCTTGGGCAACGGCCGGCTTTGACACAGCCGGAGAGCTTACTTTCTTTGAGGCCTGGATTGCGTCTCTTTCTTATACGTTTCAATTATATTTTGATTTTAGCGGTTATACGGATATGGCAATCGGCGCCGCACTGTTATTTAACATACGGCTTCCTATTAACTTTAACTCTCCATACAAAGCCGTTAACATTCTCGATTTTTGGAAAAGGTGGCATATGACCCTTACCAGATTTCTTACTAAATACTTGTATATCCCGCTTGGTGGAAATCGAAAAGGGACGGTCCGTACGTACGTGAATGTTCTGATCGTGTTCTTTTTAAGCGGTTTATGGCACGGTGCCGGCTGGACATTTATCTTTTGGGGAACATTGCATGGAATCGCTTCATTGGCAAATCGATTCTGGCAGCAATTAGGATTAAGAATGAATAAGTATCTTTCCTGGTTTTTAACTTTTCAATTTGTGAATGTGGCGTGGGTATTTTTCAGGGCAAAAACATGGGAGGATGCCATAAAAGTTTTGAAAGGAATGGCCGGTCTGAATGGTTTTACTTTGCCGGAAAAATATGCTGAGAGGCTCGGTTTTATCCATATTACTCCCGTTAAAGAATTGGTTCTGTCTACTATTACAGGGACCTCTATTATTTATATGGTTGTCTATATCATCATTGCTTTTGTTATCGTTCTTGCCTGCCGGAATTCTGTAAAACTAATGGATGATTTAAAACCTAATTGGCAAATGGCATTCTTTGCAAGTGCACTTTTCATATTATCGATTTTTAATATGACAAAGGTTAGTGAGTTTTTATACTTTAATTTTTAG